In Deltaproteobacteria bacterium, the DNA window GGCAAACGCACCGAGTTAGCTAAACGTCCTGATATTCGCTACAGCATAGCTATCCTCATGAACGAGCAGGAGGCGATGCCACCATCCAATGAGGGGTCTATCAAGCGTTTCATTCGCGCTGCCGAGAAACTTCACATGGAGGCTGAGATTATCGATCGCGACGACTACTCTCGTCTCGGCGAATTTGATGCTCTCTTCATCCGTGAGACTACCGCCGTCAACCATCATACTTTTAGATTTGCAAGGCGGGCGGCCGCAGAGGGTTTGGTCGTTGTCGATGATCCCGAGTCCATCATGCGCTGCGGCAATAAAGTTTACTTAAACGAGCTACTGGAAAAGAACCAAATCCCAGCCCCACGGACAATCGTCGTGCACCGCGATAATATGCATGAAATTATCGAGAAGGTGGGTCTGCCCTGTGTCTTGAAGCAGCCTGACAGTTCCTTTTCTCAGGGTGTATCCAAGGCCGATGACAAGGAGAGTCTGGACCGCGAGCTCATGCAACTCTTTGAAAAATCGGATCTCGTCATCGCTCAAGAATTTCTGCCCACAGAGTTTGATTGGCGCGTCGGTATCTTTGACGGTAAGCCGATGTACCTCTGCAAGTACTTCATGGCGCGTAAAGACTGGAAGGTCATCAGTAAAGACAAGAGTGGCCGCACCCTGAACGGGCGCTCGGAGACGCTGCCGGTTGAGCTAGCACCACGCAAGCTCATCAACCTGGCGGTTAAAGCAGCCAATCTCATCGGTGACGGACTGTACGGACTGGACATCAAGCAGGTTGGTAATAACTTTTATGTCATTGAGATCAACGACAACCCCAACATAGATCACGGATACGAAGATCAAGTCCTTAAGGACGACCTCTATCTGCGGATTATGGAAGTGTTTCTTCGCCGTATCACCGACGCCAAGGAGGGACGCAGTAACCAATGAGTCGCACCGATCACCTGCATCTGTTCGAAGGTTACGGCATCGAAATGGAATTCATGATCGTCAACCGCACCACCTTGGCGGTGGAGCCACTGTGCGACTTTGTTTTGGAGCAGGCTGCGGGTGAGCTGGTCAACGAAGTAGAGTTTGGAGACATGGCGTGGTCAAATGAGTTGGTCAAGCATGTCATCGAGCTCAAAACCAATGGTCCTCGCCTTGAGCTTAAAGGGCTTCACGAGCTCTTCTTGCAAGACATTAAACGCATCAATCAAATCTTAGCCGCAAAGAACGCCTGCTTGATGCCGACGGCGATGCACCCTTTCATGAATCCTGCGACCGACACGCACCTTTGGGTAAGCGACGCTGCCGAGATTTATGAGGCCTACGACCGCATCTTCAGTTGCAAGGGGCACGGCTGGTCAAACCTGCAGAGTGTGCATATTAATTTCCCGTTTTATGATGACAAAGAGTTTGGCCGTCTGCACGCAGCGATTCGCGTAGTATTGCCGATCCTCCCCGCTCTTGCTGCCTCTTCACCCGTTTTTGAGGGCACACCCTCAGGCATGATGGATAGCCGTCTTGATTTTTATATGAAAAATCAGCGCAGCGTCCCGCTCATCACTGGCCCCGTGATTCCGGAGCGCGCCTTCAGCTACGCCGACTATGAAAACAACATTCTAAAGCCAGTATACTACGCCATTAAGCCCCACGACCCCGACGGGATCCTGCAGCACGAATGGCTAAACTCACGGGGGGCCATCGCTCGTTTTGAGCGGCACGCCATTGAAATTCGGTTGCTAGACATCCAAGAATCTCCCCGAATGGACATGGCTGTAGTCGCCGCTGTGACATCCTTGGTTCATGCTCTGGCAGATGAGCGCTGGACCAGCCTCGACCGGCTCATGGAGTGGCACGAGACACCGCTGCGCCAAATCTTTTTAAACTGTGTCATAGACGGGAGCCAAGCCGCAGTCGACAACGATGATTATCTCAAACTATTTAATTACCCGTCCAAAGGCCCGACCAAGGCTCAGGATCTTTGGCGTCATATCACTCAAGATCTTCTGAACGCGGATAAGTACCCAATTAACAGCTACCGTAGCGAGATTGAAATGCTGGTCAAGCATGGCTGTCTGGCCAGACGTCTAGTGAAGGCTCTAGGTCCAAAGCCGTCCAGGGACCAAATCGCGGCAGTTTACCGCAGTCTCTGTGACCTATTACCTGCTGGTGGCTTTTTTAATGCCTAGGCGACAGCCACCTAAGGGTGACAGTGGCTTTGATAAAATCGTTCTCACCTGCGAACACGGTGGGAACGAAATCCCTCGTGAGTTTGCCCGAGTCTTTGCTGGCAACAGGTCTGTGCTCAAGACTCACCGTGGCCTAGACATAGGCGCGTTGGCAGTGGCCACATCTCTATCACAGGCACTGAGTACTCCGCTTTTTCATGTGACGATTTCTCGCTTGCTGATCGATCTCAATCGCTCACTGCATCACCCCAAATTATTCTCTGAGTTTACTCGAGATTTGGATCGCGATTCACGGGCGGAAATCATCAAGGCATACTACCTACCACATCGTCACACTGTGGAACGCTGGATTGAGCGGGAGGTGAAAAGGGGCAATCGTGTAATGCACATCGGCGTACATTCGTTCACGCCTGTCCTCAACGATGAGGTACGTAATGCTGATATCGGTATACTGTATGACCCTCGAAGACGCGGGGAAAAGTGGCTTGCCTCCCGTTTTGCTGCTCTAGCGAAAACTCATTCAGAATCAAATCATTGGCGCGTACGTAAAAATTACCCTTACCACGGCGCAGCTGACGGTTT includes these proteins:
- a CDS encoding RimK family protein, with translation MQRIIIVDSPADWPLNLPEVQVVSGKEYLTSEPFRKQRNIRVFNMCRSYKYQTIGYYVSLLAEARGHKPIPSVSTIQDMKSQAIVKLAADEIDDLIQKSLHDVKSDEFVLSIYFGKNVAKKYDRLAAQLYRMFHAPFVRAHFHREGGKWQLRKVGPIAAKEIPEAHHDEVVGFAKEYFEGKRTELAKRPDIRYSIAILMNEQEAMPPSNEGSIKRFIRAAEKLHMEAEIIDRDDYSRLGEFDALFIRETTAVNHHTFRFARRAAAEGLVVVDDPESIMRCGNKVYLNELLEKNQIPAPRTIVVHRDNMHEIIEKVGLPCVLKQPDSSFSQGVSKADDKESLDRELMQLFEKSDLVIAQEFLPTEFDWRVGIFDGKPMYLCKYFMARKDWKVISKDKSGRTLNGRSETLPVELAPRKLINLAVKAANLIGDGLYGLDIKQVGNNFYVIEINDNPNIDHGYEDQVLKDDLYLRIMEVFLRRITDAKEGRSNQ
- a CDS encoding N-formylglutamate amidohydrolase produces the protein MPRRQPPKGDSGFDKIVLTCEHGGNEIPREFARVFAGNRSVLKTHRGLDIGALAVATSLSQALSTPLFHVTISRLLIDLNRSLHHPKLFSEFTRDLDRDSRAEIIKAYYLPHRHTVERWIEREVKRGNRVMHIGVHSFTPVLNDEVRNADIGILYDPRRRGEKWLASRFAALAKTHSESNHWRVRKNYPYHGAADGFTTALRRKFTATKYFGIELELNQAIVGTSSGRRAMSTLMAAVLDQMAQPG
- a CDS encoding glutamate--cysteine ligase, which encodes MSRTDHLHLFEGYGIEMEFMIVNRTTLAVEPLCDFVLEQAAGELVNEVEFGDMAWSNELVKHVIELKTNGPRLELKGLHELFLQDIKRINQILAAKNACLMPTAMHPFMNPATDTHLWVSDAAEIYEAYDRIFSCKGHGWSNLQSVHINFPFYDDKEFGRLHAAIRVVLPILPALAASSPVFEGTPSGMMDSRLDFYMKNQRSVPLITGPVIPERAFSYADYENNILKPVYYAIKPHDPDGILQHEWLNSRGAIARFERHAIEIRLLDIQESPRMDMAVVAAVTSLVHALADERWTSLDRLMEWHETPLRQIFLNCVIDGSQAAVDNDDYLKLFNYPSKGPTKAQDLWRHITQDLLNADKYPINSYRSEIEMLVKHGCLARRLVKALGPKPSRDQIAAVYRSLCDLLPAGGFFNA